The Kribbella amoyensis genomic sequence TCGGCGAGCCGCTCGACCACCGCGAGGTTGTGCGAGATGAACAGACAGGTGAGACCGAGCTTCGCGCGCAGGTCCAGGAACAGTTCCAGGATCTGCGCCTGGATCGAGACGTCGAGCGAGGACGTCGGTTCGTCGCAGACCAGCAGCTCGGGTTCGAGCGCCAGCGCCCGCGCGATCGCGATGCGCTGCTGCTGCCCGCCCGAGAACTGCCGCGGGTACAGCTCCGCGTGCCGCGGGTTGATCCCGACCAGTTCGAGCAACTCGTGCGCCTTGGCCCGGCGCGCGGCCTGCTCACCTCGCGCGTGCAGCCGTAGCGGCTCCATCACGTTGCCGATCGCGGTGAAGTGCGGGAGCAACGAGCCGTACGGGTTCTGGAAGACCATCTGCAGCCGGGGCCGCAGCAACCGCAGCTCCTTGGCCGGGATCGTGGCCAGGTCCCGTCCGTCGAACAGCACCCGGCCGGACGTACACGGCTGCAGGCCCATCACGATCCGCGCCATCGTCGACTTGCCGCTGCCGCTCTCGCCGACCAGGCCGAGCGTCTCGCCGCGGCGGAGTTCGAGCGAGACGTCGTCGACGGCACGGACCTCGCCCGCTCGGGTGTCGAACACCTTGGTGACGGACTCGGCCCGGACCAGGACCGGGTCGCCCGCGGATTCCGGACTGTGCTCACGCATGGACGGCCACCTTCCAGCACGCAGCCTGCCGACCTGGGCCGATGGTCACGATCTCCTGCTCGGTATGGCATCGCGGCCGCTCGGCCAGCGAGCAGCGCGGATGGAACGAACACCCTTCCGGTCGCTGGGTGAGATCCGGCGGACTGCCCGGCACGGGTGCGAGCGGCAGACCTCGTCCGCCGACCTCGACACTCGAACCGATCAGGCCGACGGTGTACGGGTGGCTCGGCGTGTCCAGGAGCTCGCGGGTCGGCGCCCGCTCGACCACCCGGCCGGCGTACATCACCACGGCGTCGTCGCAGAAGTAGCGAGCGACGCCGAGGTCGTGGGTGATCATGATGATGCCGGTGCCCTGGTCCTTCAGCCCGGCCAGCAGGTCGAGGATCTGCCGCTGCACGGTGACGTCGACGGCCGTCGTGGGCTCGTCGGCGATCAGCAGGGCCGGCTCGGTCACCATCGCCATCGCGATCATCGCCCGCTGCCGCATCCCGCCGGACAGCTGGAACGGGTACGTCCGGATCCGCTTCTCCGGGTCGGGAATGCCGACGTCGCCAAGTGCTCGGACGGCCCGCTTCTTCGCGTCCGCCTTGGTGCAGATGCCGTGCCAGAGCAGGTGTTCGGTGAGCTGGCGTTCGAGTGTGAGGGTCGGGTTCATCGCATCCATCGCACTCTGGAACACCATGCCGATCTCGCGACCCCGGAGCCGGCGCATCTCCTTCTCGCTCAGCCCGAGCAGATCGCGGCCACGGAACCGCGCCTCACCACTCGTCACCCGCGCGGTCTTCGGCAGCACCCGCAGCACACTGCGGACCGTGACGCTCTTCCCGCTGCCGCTCTCCCCCACGATCGCCAGCGCCTGCCCGGGACGGACGTCGAACGTCACCCCGTCGACAGCGACCAGGGCATCCCCGTCGTCGCGCCGGAACTCCGTGCGCAGATCCCGTACTCCGAGCAGTACCTCGTCCTGGTCGGTCATCGCTGCTCCCCACTGGAGTCGAACGCGTCCCGCACCCCGTCGCCGATCCAGGTGAACGCGAGCAGGGTCAGGGCGAACAGGACCGCGGGCGCGATCAGCATGTGCGGTGCCGCGAGCAGGTACCGGCTGCCTTCGCTGATCATCGCGCCCCACGACGGCGTCGGCGGCTGCACCCCGAGTCCGAGGAGCGCCAGGCCGGCCTCCGCGGCGATCGCGGCCGGGATCGCGAAGCTGGTGGTGACCAGGATCGGGCCGATCGCGTTCGGCAGGATGTACCGCACCGCGATCGTCGGTCCCTTCGCGCCCATCGACCGCGCCGCTTCCACGTACTCACGTTGCTTCAGCGCCAGTACCTGCGCGCGGACCAGACGGGCCTGGGTGACCCAGGACGCGATCCCGATCGCGATCACCAACGCGAAGATGCTGCGGCCGAGGACGGTCACCATCACGACGGCGAACAGGTAACTGGGAAAGGCGTACATCACGTCGGTGGCCGCCATCAGCGTCGTCTCGACCCGCCCACCGAGGTACCCGGCGGCGAGGCCGATCACCAGCGCCAGCGTGAGCGCGGTCAACTCGGCGCCGAAGGCAACGGTCAGGGCGGTCCGCAGCCCGTAGACGAGCCGCGAGAAGATGTCCCGGCCGAGCAGGTCGGTGCCGAGCAGATGCCCGCCGGTTCCGGGTCCGACGAGCTTGTTCGCGATATCGGTCTCGCCGTACCCGTACGGCGCGATCAGCGGGGCCGCGATCGCCGTGACGCACAGCAGGACGGCGAAGATCAGGCTGCCGAACGCGAGCCGGTGCCGCCGGAACCTGGACCACGCGCGGGCCCACGGTCCACGGGCCCGAGCCGCCCCGGCGCCCGACTGCGCCGCGATCGGCTGGTCGTTCTCGAGGCCGGCGGCCACGACCTCGACGGTCTCCCGGTTCTCAATGTCCGTGATGAGACCCACCTCCTTCGGCTCGGATGCGGGGATCGAGGACGGTGTAGATCAGGTCCACGACCAGGTTCGTGACCATCAGGATGAGCGCGAAGAACAACGCCGTGCCCATCAGCAGCGGCATGTCCCGGCTGGCGGCCGCGTTCGCGAAGTACAGGCCGAGCCCGGGGATCCGCAGCAACGCCTCGACGAAGACGGTGCCGGTCATCAGGGCCGCGAGCAACGGACCGACGACGGTGACCAACGGGATCAGCGAGTTGCGCAGCACGTGCCGCACGATCACGGTCCGCGGTGGACCGCCCTTGGCCAGCGCCGCCGTGACGTACTCCTCGCGCAGTGTCTCGAGCATGCTGGACCGTACGTACCGGGCCAGCACCGCGGCCGGCCCGAGGCTCAACGCGAGCACCGGCAGGATGAGGTTGGACGGTCCGTCCCAGCCGCCCGAAGGGAGCCATTTCAGTGACGCGGAGAACAACAGGATCATGAACGCCGCGGTGAGATAGCTCGGCAACGCGTGCCCGAGCGTGACCAGGAACATCGTGCCGTGGTCCGTCTTCGAGTTGTGCCGCAGCGCGGTGAACACCCCGATCGGCACCGCTATCAGCAACGCCAGCACCACCGCGATCAGGGCGAGCGTCGCCGACACCGGGAACGCCTCGGCGATGATGTCCTGGACGTCCCGGCTCGCGTACTTGTAGGACGGCCCGAAGTCCCAGACGACCGCGCCCTTCATGAAGATGAAGTACTGCTTCCAGACCGGCACGTCCTCGCCGTACCGGTCCGCGAGCTCGCCCACCATCGACTCGGTCCCGACGCCGCCGAAGTTGGTGGCGCCGCTGTTCACCCGCTGCAGGTCCGCGAAGTTGCCCGGGGCCAGCTGGAGCAGGGTGAAGGTCAGCACGGAGACCGCGAGCATCGACAGGATCAGCCGGACGATCCGCTTGCCGAGGTACACAGTGAGACCCACGCTCAGCTCCTCACGCCCAGCGGCTTGAAGTAGAAGAAGTCCGGGTACGCCCGCAGCTGCAGGCCTTCGACCGACGGCTTCACCGCGTGGTACAGGCTCTGCCAGAGCACCGGGACGTAGAGGTACTGCTCCTCCCGGATCTTCGCGGCCTGCTTGTACAGGTCGATCCGCTTGTCGTCGTCCGGTTCCGCGGCCGCCTTCTTCACCAGCGCGGCCATCTCCTTCGCCGGATCCGAGGAGGAGGTGTCCAGGATCGCCTGGAGCTGGGCCGACTTCTCCGCCGGTTTGAGGTCCTTGTTCTCCTGGATGCCCTGGTACTGCTGCCACTTGTCGCTCGGCAGGCTCAGCTCCTGGACGTTCTTCGGCGACCAGAGCGAGCCCACCATCGTCGCCCAGGTCGGCAACCCGGCGAAGGTGCCGTAGTAGTACCCGATGTAGTTGCCCTTCTGGACCGCCCACCGGCGCTCGACGTACACCCCCGACTCGACGTGGTCGAGGCTCGCCTTGATCCCCAGCTGCTTGGTCCAGACGTCGATGATCGCGTCCGCGAGCGTGGTGTCCGTGACCCCCAGCAGGATCCGCACCGGCGGCAACCCCTGCCCGCCCGGGTACCCGGCGGCCGCGAGCAGCGCCTTCGCCTCGGCCACGTTCTCCTTGACGGCGATGCTGTCGTCCCAGCCCGCGGTCCGCTCGGTCACGAGGGAGACACCTGGTTGCTGGCCGGGCTGGATCCCGGCCAGCGTCTCTCGTCCGAGGGCCAGCGAGAGCGCCTTGCGGACCCGGACGTCCTCGAGCGCCTTGTGTTCACTGCGCAGCTTGGCGAGGTAGAGGATGCTGTAGTTCTCGGTCTGCTTGAGCTCCTCGGCCAGCTTCGCGTCCTTCTGGAACCGCAGCACGTCCGCGCCGGTGAGCAGGGTGAGGTCGGTCTCGCCGTTCTCGTACGACACCGTGCCCGTCGCGGCCGCGCTCGGCTCGACCAGGTTCACCTGGATCCGGCTGAGCTTGACCTTGTCGCGGTCCCAGTACTTCTCGTTCGGGACCAGGACCAGGCGCGAGTTCGCCACCCACTCGGTCACCGTGAACGGGCCGTTGGAGACGAAGTTCGGCGGGTTCTGCCAGTCCTTCGGCTTGCTCTCGACCAGGTTCATCGGCAACGGCAGCAGCGCCGGATGGGTCAGGGCGAGCAGGAAGTCGGGATTCGGGTTCGCCAGCGTCAGGACGAGTTCCCGGTCACCGGTGGCCTTGACGCCGACCTGGGACCAGTCCGTCAGCACGCCGGACAGGAACTCCTCGGCGCCCTTGATCGCGGTCGACGACTGGTAACTGTTGGCACCGAGCGTGGTCCCGCCGGCCGAGCCCGACGCCGGGGTGAAGAGCCGCTTGTAGGTCCGCTCGAAATCCCCCGCGACGACCGGATCGCCGTTCGACCACTGCGCGTCGTCCCGCAGGGTGAAGGTGTACGTCAGCTGGTCGTCCGAGAGCTTCCATTCCTTGGCGACGCCCGGGACGACGTCGTCGCCCTTCTCGTTCTGGGTGACCAGACCCTCCGAGATGCCCCGGCTCAGGATCCACATACCGTTCGTGATGACCTGTGGGTCGAGCACCTCGACCGGCACGAAGTCGATCGTCAGCTGCTGGCCG encodes the following:
- a CDS encoding ABC transporter ATP-binding protein, translating into MREHSPESAGDPVLVRAESVTKVFDTRAGEVRAVDDVSLELRRGETLGLVGESGSGKSTMARIVMGLQPCTSGRVLFDGRDLATIPAKELRLLRPRLQMVFQNPYGSLLPHFTAIGNVMEPLRLHARGEQAARRAKAHELLELVGINPRHAELYPRQFSGGQQQRIAIARALALEPELLVCDEPTSSLDVSIQAQILELFLDLRAKLGLTCLFISHNLAVVERLADRVVVMNKGRVVEEGATEQLFTRPEQDYTKQLLGAVLPVRRDSGA
- a CDS encoding ABC transporter ATP-binding protein, which codes for MTDQDEVLLGVRDLRTEFRRDDGDALVAVDGVTFDVRPGQALAIVGESGSGKSVTVRSVLRVLPKTARVTSGEARFRGRDLLGLSEKEMRRLRGREIGMVFQSAMDAMNPTLTLERQLTEHLLWHGICTKADAKKRAVRALGDVGIPDPEKRIRTYPFQLSGGMRQRAMIAMAMVTEPALLIADEPTTAVDVTVQRQILDLLAGLKDQGTGIIMITHDLGVARYFCDDAVVMYAGRVVERAPTRELLDTPSHPYTVGLIGSSVEVGGRGLPLAPVPGSPPDLTQRPEGCSFHPRCSLAERPRCHTEQEIVTIGPGRQAACWKVAVHA
- a CDS encoding ABC transporter permease, with protein sequence MGLITDIENRETVEVVAAGLENDQPIAAQSGAGAARARGPWARAWSRFRRHRLAFGSLIFAVLLCVTAIAAPLIAPYGYGETDIANKLVGPGTGGHLLGTDLLGRDIFSRLVYGLRTALTVAFGAELTALTLALVIGLAAGYLGGRVETTLMAATDVMYAFPSYLFAVVMVTVLGRSIFALVIAIGIASWVTQARLVRAQVLALKQREYVEAARSMGAKGPTIAVRYILPNAIGPILVTTSFAIPAAIAAEAGLALLGLGVQPPTPSWGAMISEGSRYLLAAPHMLIAPAVLFALTLLAFTWIGDGVRDAFDSSGEQR
- a CDS encoding ABC transporter permease; the protein is MGLTVYLGKRIVRLILSMLAVSVLTFTLLQLAPGNFADLQRVNSGATNFGGVGTESMVGELADRYGEDVPVWKQYFIFMKGAVVWDFGPSYKYASRDVQDIIAEAFPVSATLALIAVVLALLIAVPIGVFTALRHNSKTDHGTMFLVTLGHALPSYLTAAFMILLFSASLKWLPSGGWDGPSNLILPVLALSLGPAAVLARYVRSSMLETLREEYVTAALAKGGPPRTVIVRHVLRNSLIPLVTVVGPLLAALMTGTVFVEALLRIPGLGLYFANAAASRDMPLLMGTALFFALILMVTNLVVDLIYTVLDPRIRAEGGGSHHGH
- a CDS encoding peptide ABC transporter substrate-binding protein; the encoded protein is MTKRATTKLVPPVGRTRRDFLRLSGLTAVALGGSWSLTGCGLFGSEEEKAAGGQQLTIDFVPVEVLDPQVITNGMWILSRGISEGLVTQNEKGDDVVPGVAKEWKLSDDQLTYTFTLRDDAQWSNGDPVVAGDFERTYKRLFTPASGSAGGTTLGANSYQSSTAIKGAEEFLSGVLTDWSQVGVKATGDRELVLTLANPNPDFLLALTHPALLPLPMNLVESKPKDWQNPPNFVSNGPFTVTEWVANSRLVLVPNEKYWDRDKVKLSRIQVNLVEPSAAATGTVSYENGETDLTLLTGADVLRFQKDAKLAEELKQTENYSILYLAKLRSEHKALEDVRVRKALSLALGRETLAGIQPGQQPGVSLVTERTAGWDDSIAVKENVAEAKALLAAAGYPGGQGLPPVRILLGVTDTTLADAIIDVWTKQLGIKASLDHVESGVYVERRWAVQKGNYIGYYYGTFAGLPTWATMVGSLWSPKNVQELSLPSDKWQQYQGIQENKDLKPAEKSAQLQAILDTSSSDPAKEMAALVKKAAAEPDDDKRIDLYKQAAKIREEQYLYVPVLWQSLYHAVKPSVEGLQLRAYPDFFYFKPLGVRS